Proteins found in one Actinokineospora alba genomic segment:
- a CDS encoding helix-turn-helix transcriptional regulator encodes MEGYVRVNTAAYRRILGDEIRRSRKQRGWTRKDLQERLQTEISQQTLAAYELGTRQCSVLRLAEICLALGEPPQELMVRVHNRFFGGTVVDRIRVDLRSVVAERSTDLLPLRRWAFELLARPTGSTPAEVYLDHSAIERMAELCGIDNTDLVARLRALRPVELVRAKTDDHDRVPTDALTRR; translated from the coding sequence ATGGAGGGATACGTGCGGGTCAACACGGCGGCCTACCGGCGGATACTCGGAGACGAGATCCGACGCTCGCGCAAGCAGCGCGGCTGGACCCGCAAGGACCTCCAGGAGCGGCTGCAGACCGAGATCTCGCAGCAGACCTTGGCGGCCTATGAACTGGGTACCCGTCAGTGCTCGGTCTTGCGCCTGGCCGAGATCTGCCTCGCGCTCGGCGAGCCGCCCCAGGAGCTGATGGTCCGCGTCCACAACCGGTTCTTCGGGGGAACCGTGGTCGACCGCATCCGCGTCGACCTGCGCTCAGTGGTGGCCGAGCGTTCCACCGACCTGCTCCCGCTGCGCCGCTGGGCGTTCGAGCTACTCGCCAGGCCCACCGGCTCCACACCGGCCGAGGTGTACCTCGATCATTCCGCGATCGAGCGGATGGCTGAGCTGTGCGGCATCGACAACACCGACCTTGTCGCTCGCCTAAGAGCTTTACGCCCAGTCGAACTCGTGCGGGCGAAGACCGATGACCACGACCGAGTGCCCACGGATGCCCTGACTCGACGGTGA
- a CDS encoding MFS transporter → MPLALLALAIGAFGIGTTEFVIMGVLPQVAAEFGVSIPTAGWLVTGYALGVVLGAPVLTVLGTKVSRKKMLMLLMGLFIIGNAISAAAPTFGAMLAGRVVAALAHGAFFGVGSVVAAGLVAPERKASAISLMFMGLTVANIVGVPLGTSIGQSAGWRVTFTLVALLGVVGLVGVAALVPEAGKPRGVTIRAEFAAFRSAQVWLAMAMTVLGYGGVFAAITYIAPMMTEVTGYSPGAVTWLLVLFGFGMFAGNLVGGRFADRALMPMLFTALGALALTLLLFTVTAHDKVLAAITLTLIGALGFATVPPLQKRVLDQAAAAPTLASAANIGAFNLGNALAAWLGGIVISAGLGYTAANWVGALLTGTALLLAFVAAYLDRRVKTSYRDTSPGESPSGTAPIPVNGGR, encoded by the coding sequence ATGCCTCTCGCACTCCTGGCCCTGGCCATCGGGGCCTTCGGGATCGGCACCACCGAGTTCGTGATCATGGGTGTGCTCCCCCAGGTCGCGGCCGAGTTCGGTGTCTCGATCCCCACCGCGGGGTGGCTGGTGACCGGCTACGCCCTCGGCGTCGTGCTCGGCGCGCCCGTGTTGACCGTCCTCGGTACCAAGGTGTCCCGCAAGAAGATGCTCATGCTGCTGATGGGCCTGTTCATCATCGGCAACGCGATCTCCGCCGCCGCCCCCACCTTCGGCGCCATGCTGGCCGGACGCGTCGTCGCCGCGCTCGCGCACGGAGCGTTCTTCGGCGTCGGATCGGTCGTCGCCGCCGGCCTGGTCGCCCCCGAGCGGAAGGCGTCCGCCATCTCCCTGATGTTCATGGGCCTGACCGTGGCCAACATCGTCGGCGTGCCGCTGGGCACCTCGATCGGGCAGAGCGCGGGATGGCGGGTCACCTTCACCTTGGTCGCCCTGCTCGGTGTCGTGGGCCTGGTCGGCGTCGCCGCGCTCGTGCCGGAGGCAGGCAAGCCCCGAGGGGTCACCATCCGCGCCGAGTTCGCGGCGTTCCGGAGCGCGCAGGTCTGGCTCGCCATGGCGATGACCGTCCTCGGATACGGCGGCGTGTTCGCGGCGATCACCTACATCGCGCCGATGATGACCGAGGTCACCGGCTACTCCCCGGGTGCGGTCACCTGGCTGCTGGTCCTGTTCGGATTCGGGATGTTCGCCGGAAACCTGGTGGGCGGCCGCTTCGCCGACCGCGCCCTGATGCCGATGCTCTTCACCGCGCTCGGCGCCCTCGCCCTCACCCTGCTGCTGTTCACCGTGACCGCCCACGACAAGGTCCTCGCGGCCATCACACTGACCCTGATCGGCGCCTTGGGATTCGCGACCGTGCCGCCGCTGCAGAAACGGGTCCTGGACCAGGCCGCCGCGGCCCCGACCCTGGCCTCCGCGGCCAACATCGGCGCCTTCAACCTCGGCAACGCCCTGGCCGCGTGGCTCGGCGGCATCGTCATCTCCGCCGGACTCGGCTACACCGCCGCGAACTGGGTCGGCGCCCTGCTCACCGGCACCGCCCTGCTACTGGCTTTCGTGGCCGCCTACCTGGACCGTCGCGTCAAGACGTCCTATCGCGACACTTCACCCGGCGAGTCCCCATCGGGGACCGCGCCGATCCCCGTCAACGGCGGCAGGTGA
- a CDS encoding MarR family winged helix-turn-helix transcriptional regulator gives MKAPAPTRTAPAQGWCALSLLHGRIEARIERALQTAYDLSVREFSLLDVLSKQHDGEGGHLQMKQVADAVVLSQSATTRLVTRLEERGLLSRYLCPTDRRGIYTNVSDAGLELLETARPVHDAALSEALDEAGREPHLSPLVEAVRALGAG, from the coding sequence GTGAAGGCACCCGCACCGACGCGGACCGCGCCCGCCCAGGGCTGGTGCGCCCTGTCGCTGCTGCACGGCAGGATCGAGGCCCGCATTGAGCGCGCGCTGCAGACCGCGTACGACCTGAGCGTGCGGGAGTTCTCGCTGCTCGACGTGCTGAGCAAGCAGCACGACGGCGAAGGTGGCCATCTGCAGATGAAGCAGGTAGCCGACGCCGTGGTCTTGAGCCAGAGCGCCACGACTCGGCTGGTCACCCGGCTCGAGGAGCGCGGGCTGCTGTCGCGCTACCTGTGTCCCACCGACCGTCGCGGCATCTACACCAACGTCTCGGACGCGGGCCTGGAACTACTGGAAACCGCTCGTCCCGTCCACGACGCCGCCCTGAGCGAAGCGCTCGACGAGGCGGGCCGTGAGCCGCACCTGAGCCCGCTGGTCGAAGCCGTCAGGGCGCTCGGAGCCGGGTGA
- a CDS encoding type 1 glutamine amidotransferase domain-containing protein, giving the protein MSRILMVISGADSMTLADGSTHPTGYWAEEVAASHEVLRAAGVEVDIATPGGVRPTVDALSLDERGGVSESDARRFRAYLDSIAQRLDAPLAVADVRIGDYDAIYLPGGHAPMADLADDRDLGELLNAATAEGKTVAALCHGVAALLSATKEDGGFTFAGRSLTSFTDEEERQGGLGDNAPYLVESRLRERGAVVETGPAWQSVVVEDGNLITGQNPQSSKDTAERVLKALRG; this is encoded by the coding sequence ATGTCCAGGATTCTGATGGTGATCTCCGGTGCGGACAGCATGACGCTGGCGGATGGGTCGACCCATCCGACCGGGTACTGGGCCGAAGAGGTCGCGGCGTCGCACGAGGTCCTGCGAGCCGCGGGTGTCGAGGTGGACATCGCCACGCCGGGTGGCGTCCGACCCACCGTGGACGCGCTGAGCCTGGACGAGCGCGGCGGCGTCTCGGAGTCCGACGCGCGACGGTTCCGCGCGTACCTGGACTCCATCGCCCAGCGGCTCGACGCGCCGCTCGCGGTGGCCGACGTCCGTATCGGCGACTACGACGCGATCTACCTTCCCGGCGGACACGCCCCGATGGCCGATCTCGCCGACGACCGGGACCTCGGCGAGCTGCTCAACGCGGCCACCGCGGAGGGCAAGACCGTCGCCGCCCTCTGCCACGGAGTCGCCGCGCTGCTGAGCGCCACCAAGGAGGACGGCGGCTTCACCTTCGCCGGCCGGTCCCTCACCTCCTTCACCGACGAGGAGGAACGTCAGGGAGGCCTGGGCGACAACGCCCCGTACCTCGTCGAAAGCCGCCTCCGCGAGCGCGGCGCCGTCGTCGAGACGGGTCCCGCCTGGCAGAGCGTGGTCGTCGAGGACGGCAACCTGATCACCGGCCAGAACCCTCAGTCCAGCAAGGACACCGCCGAGCGCGTGCTCAAGGCACTGCGCGGCTGA
- a CDS encoding LysR family transcriptional regulator, with product MANLDLLSTFLEIYRAGSLSAAAERLGLTQPAVSGQLARLERQLGEPLFIRSRQGVTPTQHAAALAARVGLHVEKLRAALDTGDTNPVLRGTIRIGGAAEVMTERVLPALAPLTARGVKIHATLGLAQDLLSALASDRLDLAVSAVRPTAPTVIATPLIDEEFVLVCPQALAHTIDPDRLRTDPAHALSHLPLVVYAPDAPIVRRYWLSEFTRRPPNPIAMVVSDLRAVVAAVAAGAGISVVPTYLASAALAAGTVVQPHRPEVPPLNTLYLATRRGAPATPALTVLRDHLIEAANGWGTL from the coding sequence GTGGCGAACCTGGATCTGCTGTCGACGTTCCTGGAGATCTACCGCGCGGGATCGCTGTCGGCCGCCGCCGAGCGCCTCGGGCTGACCCAGCCCGCGGTCAGCGGCCAACTCGCGCGGCTGGAGCGACAACTCGGCGAACCGCTGTTCATCCGCTCCCGACAAGGAGTCACCCCCACCCAGCACGCGGCGGCCCTGGCGGCCCGTGTCGGCCTGCACGTGGAGAAGCTCCGGGCGGCGTTGGACACCGGGGACACGAACCCCGTCCTGCGCGGCACCATCCGGATCGGCGGCGCCGCCGAGGTGATGACCGAGCGCGTGCTTCCCGCGCTCGCCCCGCTGACCGCCCGCGGGGTGAAGATCCACGCGACCCTCGGCCTCGCCCAAGACCTGTTGTCCGCCTTGGCATCGGACCGACTCGATCTCGCCGTCTCGGCCGTGCGCCCGACAGCGCCCACCGTGATCGCGACGCCGCTGATCGACGAGGAGTTCGTCCTCGTCTGCCCGCAGGCGCTGGCACACACCATCGACCCGGACCGACTGCGAACCGATCCCGCGCACGCCCTGTCGCACCTGCCGCTGGTCGTCTACGCGCCGGACGCGCCCATCGTCCGCCGTTACTGGCTGAGCGAGTTCACCCGCCGCCCGCCCAACCCGATCGCGATGGTGGTGTCCGACCTCCGCGCGGTGGTCGCCGCCGTCGCCGCGGGCGCGGGTATCTCGGTCGTGCCGACCTACCTCGCCTCGGCCGCTCTCGCCGCCGGAACCGTGGTGCAACCGCACCGGCCGGAAGTCCCACCCCTGAACACCCTGTACCTGGCCACCCGGCGCGGCGCTCCCGCCACCCCGGCCCTCACCGTCCTCCGGGACCACCTGATCGAAGCCGCGAACGGCTGGGGCACCCTGTGA
- a CDS encoding TetR family transcriptional regulator — translation MARPRRWAVIVRVSVESQTMQDRILDAAEQIANAVGIRKLRVDQVATDAGVSRQSVYNAFGDKAGLAQALCVRSFARVLDGCEPVVVACGSDPTDALAEAVRHVLLDAMRRPLLRLALRGDEERSVVPLLAVQAGPLVVYVRERIHGLVAALWPRLGGDRVELVAELVTRLMLINLICPTESPDDAVRTMAGIVRTVMAAPD, via the coding sequence ATGGCGCGGCCAAGACGGTGGGCGGTGATCGTGCGGGTGTCGGTCGAGTCGCAGACGATGCAAGATCGGATTCTTGACGCCGCCGAGCAGATCGCCAACGCCGTGGGCATTCGCAAACTGCGCGTGGACCAGGTGGCGACCGACGCCGGGGTCAGCAGACAGAGCGTGTACAACGCCTTCGGCGACAAGGCAGGTTTGGCGCAGGCCTTGTGTGTCAGGTCGTTCGCCCGAGTGCTCGACGGCTGCGAACCCGTGGTCGTCGCGTGCGGCTCCGATCCCACCGACGCCTTGGCTGAAGCGGTGCGGCACGTGTTGCTCGACGCGATGCGACGCCCCCTGCTGCGGTTGGCATTGCGAGGGGATGAGGAGCGTTCCGTGGTTCCCCTGTTGGCTGTCCAAGCCGGACCGCTGGTGGTGTACGTCCGCGAGCGCATTCACGGACTGGTGGCGGCTCTCTGGCCGCGTCTCGGCGGCGACCGCGTCGAGTTGGTCGCCGAACTGGTGACCCGGTTGATGCTGATCAATCTGATCTGCCCGACCGAGAGCCCGGATGACGCAGTTCGGACCATGGCGGGCATCGTGCGGACGGTCATGGCGGCGCCGGACTGA
- a CDS encoding alpha/beta hydrolase family protein, whose amino-acid sequence MSLIRKLAAIPAALLLFGAAATVASPAGAAIEHRRGPAPSEQSVLAANGPFSHSTFAVSDAASAKFGKGTIYYPNDTSQGTFGGVAISPGYTSTEPHIAWLGTRLAAHGFVTITITTNSLYDNPTERGQQLLAALDYLANNAPLAIRQRLDTSRMGVVGHSMGGGGSLYAVWNRPALKAAVPLAPYHTIKNWSGIKTPTMIIGGSADGVAPVEEHSERFYSSMTYARERAYAELEGANHSGSFLFEDHPIIGKFTVAWLKRFIDGDTRYDQFLCPPPTGAYLTEYRASCPHA is encoded by the coding sequence ATGAGCCTCATCCGAAAACTGGCCGCCATCCCCGCGGCCCTTCTGCTGTTCGGCGCCGCCGCGACAGTCGCCTCCCCAGCGGGGGCAGCCATCGAGCACCGCCGCGGACCCGCCCCCAGCGAGCAGAGCGTCCTCGCCGCGAACGGTCCCTTCTCCCACTCCACCTTCGCCGTCAGCGACGCGGCCTCCGCCAAGTTCGGCAAGGGCACGATCTACTACCCGAACGACACCAGCCAGGGAACCTTCGGCGGTGTGGCCATCTCCCCGGGATACACCTCCACCGAGCCGCACATCGCCTGGCTGGGCACGCGGCTGGCCGCACACGGCTTCGTCACCATCACGATCACCACGAACAGCCTCTACGACAACCCCACCGAGCGCGGGCAGCAACTACTGGCGGCACTGGACTACCTGGCCAACAACGCCCCCCTCGCCATCCGGCAACGACTGGACACCAGCCGCATGGGCGTCGTCGGGCACTCGATGGGCGGCGGTGGCTCCCTCTACGCCGTCTGGAACCGGCCCGCTCTCAAGGCCGCGGTCCCGCTCGCGCCGTATCACACAATCAAGAACTGGTCGGGCATCAAGACTCCGACCATGATCATCGGTGGCAGCGCCGACGGAGTCGCTCCCGTCGAGGAGCACTCCGAGAGGTTCTACAGCAGCATGACCTACGCCCGCGAACGCGCCTACGCCGAACTGGAAGGCGCGAACCACTCCGGGTCATTCCTCTTCGAGGACCACCCGATCATCGGAAAATTCACCGTCGCCTGGCTGAAACGCTTCATCGACGGCGACACCCGCTACGACCAGTTCCTCTGCCCACCGCCCACGGGCGCCTACCTGACCGAGTACCGGGCTTCCTGCCCACACGCCTGA
- a CDS encoding alpha/beta fold hydrolase: protein MFTFTGADGLRLHVHEWHPTGESRGIVHLAHGMGEHAGLYDDLAVGLSRRGFVVYAGDLRGHGLSIKDQPGRLGVDGWNLLVGELIALTELQRARHPGKPLVLVGHSMGSYAVQQVMLDHADLLDGAVLAGTTALDGLIDRLAGLPERITFYNTRFQPVRTPFDWLSRDEAFVDAFMADPLCAFPLDDDGMRDMYAAAPRLADPATVTSRLPLYVMVGDRDPLNDGLVLSDLLVQRYRAAGLADITYRTYPGARHHLFHETDSDEITADLVAWITRVTESRRPTMRSRQEAAC, encoded by the coding sequence ATGTTCACCTTCACCGGTGCCGACGGACTGCGGCTGCACGTCCATGAGTGGCACCCCACCGGCGAGTCCCGCGGCATCGTCCACCTCGCGCACGGCATGGGGGAGCACGCGGGCCTCTACGACGACCTCGCCGTGGGGCTGAGCAGGCGCGGCTTCGTCGTCTACGCGGGCGACCTGCGCGGACATGGTCTGTCCATAAAGGACCAACCAGGCAGGCTCGGCGTGGATGGCTGGAACCTGCTTGTCGGAGAGCTGATCGCGCTGACCGAGCTGCAGCGCGCCCGCCATCCCGGCAAGCCCCTGGTCCTGGTGGGCCACAGCATGGGCTCCTACGCCGTGCAGCAGGTCATGCTGGACCACGCCGACCTGCTCGACGGCGCGGTGCTGGCCGGGACGACGGCCCTGGACGGCCTGATCGACCGGCTCGCCGGCCTGCCCGAGCGGATCACCTTCTACAACACGCGTTTCCAGCCGGTCCGCACGCCTTTCGACTGGCTCAGCCGGGATGAGGCGTTCGTCGACGCGTTCATGGCCGACCCGTTGTGCGCGTTTCCCCTCGACGACGACGGCATGCGCGACATGTACGCCGCGGCGCCCCGACTGGCCGACCCCGCGACCGTGACCTCGCGGCTTCCCCTCTACGTGATGGTCGGCGACCGCGATCCGCTCAATGACGGCCTGGTGCTCTCCGACCTGCTCGTCCAGCGGTACCGGGCGGCGGGCTTGGCCGACATCACGTACCGGACGTATCCGGGCGCCCGGCACCACCTGTTCCACGAGACCGACAGCGACGAGATCACAGCCGACCTGGTCGCCTGGATCACGCGCGTGACCGAGTCAAGGAGACCGACCATGAGGTCACGTCAGGAGGCGGCATGCTAG
- a CDS encoding ABC transporter ATP-binding protein, protein MLEVSGLTVRFGGITALDHVGFTVDAGQLVGLIGPNGAGKTTLFNCLTRRYQADEGSIRCGDTDLLSVAPHAIVELGIARTFQNLGLFPQLSVRDNVLVGAHSHARAGFLSAALRLPSVRREEARLGTEADDLLDRLGLTAVAEHPATGLPFGTLKRIELARALAARPKLLLLDEPCNGLSHGEVDEFEALLREIRAERDLTVIVVEHHMGFVMGICDRVICLEFGRKIADGTPAEVQNDQAVRDAYLGTAA, encoded by the coding sequence ATGCTAGAGGTATCCGGCCTCACCGTGCGGTTCGGCGGCATCACCGCGCTCGACCACGTCGGGTTCACCGTGGACGCGGGCCAGTTGGTCGGGCTCATCGGCCCGAACGGCGCGGGCAAGACCACGCTGTTCAACTGCCTGACCCGGCGGTACCAGGCCGACGAGGGCTCCATTCGGTGCGGCGACACCGATCTGCTGTCGGTCGCGCCGCACGCCATCGTGGAACTGGGCATCGCCCGCACGTTCCAGAACCTCGGCCTGTTCCCACAGCTGTCCGTCCGCGACAACGTGCTCGTCGGCGCGCACAGCCACGCCCGTGCCGGTTTCCTGTCGGCCGCGCTTCGCCTGCCGTCCGTGCGCCGCGAGGAAGCGCGGCTCGGGACGGAGGCCGACGATCTGCTGGACCGCCTCGGGCTCACCGCGGTCGCCGAGCACCCGGCGACCGGCCTGCCATTCGGGACGCTCAAGCGCATCGAGTTGGCCCGGGCACTGGCCGCACGGCCCAAGTTGCTGCTGTTGGACGAGCCGTGCAACGGGCTCAGCCACGGCGAGGTGGACGAGTTCGAGGCGCTGCTGCGCGAGATCCGGGCCGAACGGGACCTGACGGTCATCGTGGTGGAGCACCACATGGGCTTCGTCATGGGGATCTGCGACCGGGTCATCTGTCTGGAATTCGGCCGCAAGATCGCCGACGGGACGCCCGCCGAGGTGCAGAACGACCAGGCTGTCCGCGACGCCTACCTGGGGACGGCGGCATGA
- a CDS encoding ABC transporter ATP-binding protein, whose amino-acid sequence MTTLLTVEDLHADYGVGKVLHGIGFSVAEGEICAILGPNGAGKTTLLRALCGTIRTGGTLRLGDVALPRRNPESVARLGVAHVPEGRGTFAPLTVEENLRLGAYTRRERAGVPRDIERVYEYFPVLKQRRGQAAGSLSGGEQQMLAIGRALMSRPRLLLLDEPSLGLAPMITRELFEIVRTVNEEERMTVILVEQNAHLTLEFAHRAHVIETGRIVLSGTAEEIRSDEQVVAAYLGIEVV is encoded by the coding sequence ATGACGACCCTACTCACCGTTGAAGACCTGCACGCGGACTATGGCGTGGGCAAAGTGCTGCACGGCATCGGGTTCAGTGTCGCGGAGGGCGAGATCTGCGCGATCCTCGGGCCGAATGGCGCGGGCAAGACCACCCTGCTGCGCGCGTTGTGCGGGACGATCCGCACCGGCGGCACGCTCCGCCTGGGTGACGTCGCGCTGCCGCGCCGCAACCCGGAATCCGTTGCCCGGCTTGGTGTCGCGCACGTTCCCGAGGGTCGCGGCACGTTCGCGCCGCTGACCGTCGAGGAGAACCTGCGGCTGGGCGCCTACACCCGCCGCGAGCGTGCCGGTGTGCCGCGTGACATCGAACGGGTCTACGAGTACTTCCCGGTACTGAAGCAGCGACGCGGTCAGGCCGCGGGCAGCCTCAGCGGCGGCGAGCAGCAGATGCTCGCCATCGGCCGGGCGCTCATGTCCCGGCCCCGGCTCCTCCTGCTCGACGAGCCGTCCCTCGGCCTGGCTCCGATGATCACCCGCGAGCTGTTCGAGATCGTCCGGACCGTCAACGAGGAGGAACGGATGACCGTGATCCTGGTCGAACAGAACGCCCATCTCACCTTGGAGTTCGCCCACCGGGCGCACGTCATCGAGACCGGCCGCATCGTGCTGTCCGGCACGGCGGAGGAGATCCGCTCCGACGAGCAAGTGGTCGCGGCCTACCTCGGAATCGAGGTGGTGTGA
- a CDS encoding branched-chain amino acid ABC transporter permease encodes MADFVQQLVEGLGAGAIYASLALALVLIYQFTGIVNFAQGELAMFSTFIAWSLVNAGLPFWAALGLTLAISFAGGMLIERVVIRPVEGAPELTLVIVTLGLLILVNAAAGWIWSFLIKDFPSPFSGGVFKAGGVTLSYSTLGVLGVVAVVMGLLYVLFRYTKIGLGMRAVASNPASARLLGIRVSRMLALGWGLAALVGAVSGVLVAPLLFLEPNMMGGVLIYAFAAATLGGFDSPAGAVVGGLVVGVAETLAGAYLGVVGSDLKIGVPLAVIIGVLLVRPQGLFGRAAVERV; translated from the coding sequence ATGGCCGACTTCGTGCAGCAGCTGGTCGAAGGGCTCGGCGCGGGCGCGATCTACGCCAGCCTGGCACTGGCGCTCGTGCTGATCTACCAGTTCACCGGCATCGTGAACTTCGCCCAGGGCGAGCTGGCCATGTTCTCCACGTTCATCGCCTGGTCGCTGGTGAACGCGGGCCTGCCGTTCTGGGCGGCGCTCGGGCTCACCCTGGCGATCTCGTTCGCGGGCGGGATGCTCATCGAGCGGGTCGTGATCAGGCCGGTCGAGGGCGCGCCGGAGCTGACGCTGGTGATCGTCACCCTTGGGTTGCTCATCCTGGTGAACGCGGCGGCGGGCTGGATCTGGTCGTTCCTCATCAAGGACTTCCCGAGCCCCTTCTCCGGCGGCGTGTTCAAGGCGGGCGGGGTCACCCTCAGCTACTCGACGCTGGGCGTGCTCGGTGTGGTGGCGGTCGTCATGGGCCTGCTCTACGTCCTCTTCCGATACACGAAGATCGGGCTGGGAATGCGCGCGGTGGCGAGCAACCCGGCATCGGCCCGGCTGCTCGGGATCCGGGTGAGCCGGATGCTCGCGCTCGGCTGGGGCCTGGCCGCGCTGGTCGGCGCGGTGTCCGGGGTGCTGGTCGCGCCGCTGCTCTTCCTCGAGCCCAACATGATGGGCGGTGTCCTGATCTACGCCTTCGCCGCCGCGACCCTGGGCGGGTTCGACAGCCCGGCCGGGGCGGTGGTCGGCGGGCTGGTCGTCGGCGTGGCCGAGACCCTCGCCGGGGCCTACCTCGGGGTCGTCGGCTCCGACCTGAAGATCGGAGTTCCCTTGGCCGTGATCATCGGCGTGCTCCTGGTGCGCCCGCAGGGACTCTTCGGCCGGGCGGCGGTGGAACGGGTATGA
- a CDS encoding branched-chain amino acid ABC transporter permease produces the protein MTERILDVVPPRAEPASPPATPAPPVRYPRVRLRWAITALLVVVACVAPFQLAPFRVFQLTMVLVYALALLGLNLLVGHAGQISLGHGAFFAIGAYTSAVMLEHWDAPYLLTLPAAMLVTFGVGFGLGVPALRLRGLYLALVTMTIAIFLVPLLKRFESVTGGSMGLTLSRPRPPAWTGLAEDQWLYFLALAVTAACGVAVWCLLRSRVGRALHALRDNETAAEVMGVRLSRYKTLAFAWSAMLAGAAGAVNTWVIAFVSPDSFTATLSIMLLAGIVVGGLGSTFGPLLGGAFVLFVPTLAQGVNQAAPGVVFGVLLILIMYVAPTGLAGLAGRAGRFAIQLRRKK, from the coding sequence ATGACCGAGCGAATCCTCGACGTGGTCCCGCCGCGAGCCGAACCGGCGAGCCCACCGGCGACCCCCGCACCACCGGTCCGGTATCCCCGTGTCCGTCTCCGGTGGGCAATCACCGCCCTGCTCGTCGTGGTGGCCTGCGTCGCCCCGTTCCAGCTCGCGCCGTTCCGCGTGTTCCAGCTGACGATGGTGCTGGTCTACGCGCTGGCACTGCTCGGGCTGAATCTGCTGGTCGGGCACGCCGGGCAGATCTCGTTGGGGCACGGCGCCTTCTTCGCGATCGGCGCGTACACCTCGGCGGTCATGCTCGAACACTGGGACGCCCCGTACCTGCTGACCCTGCCCGCCGCCATGCTGGTGACGTTCGGCGTCGGGTTCGGACTCGGTGTCCCGGCGCTGCGACTTCGCGGCCTGTACCTTGCCCTGGTCACCATGACGATCGCGATCTTCCTGGTGCCGCTGCTCAAGCGGTTCGAGTCGGTCACGGGCGGCTCGATGGGCCTGACCCTGTCCCGGCCGCGACCGCCCGCGTGGACCGGGCTGGCCGAGGACCAGTGGCTGTACTTTCTCGCCCTGGCCGTCACGGCGGCCTGCGGCGTCGCGGTGTGGTGCCTGCTCCGGTCGCGGGTCGGTCGGGCGCTGCATGCCTTGCGGGACAACGAGACCGCCGCCGAGGTCATGGGTGTGCGGCTCTCCCGGTACAAGACGCTCGCCTTCGCGTGGAGCGCGATGCTCGCGGGCGCCGCGGGCGCGGTGAACACCTGGGTGATCGCCTTCGTCTCACCCGACTCGTTCACCGCCACTCTGTCGATCATGCTGCTCGCCGGGATCGTCGTCGGTGGACTCGGCTCCACCTTCGGGCCGCTGCTCGGCGGCGCGTTCGTCCTGTTCGTCCCGACCCTCGCGCAGGGGGTCAACCAGGCGGCCCCCGGTGTCGTCTTCGGCGTGCTGCTCATCCTGATCATGTACGTCGCCCCCACCGGTCTCGCGGGCCTGGCGGGCCGCGCCGGTCGCTTTGCCATCCAACTCCGACGGAAGAAGTGA